Genomic segment of Candidatus Atribacteria bacterium:
ATTTATCATTATATTATAATATATCGAAAGGTAATAATCATCTTATATTTTAATCAAAGAAAAAGACCTTCCCGGAGCTACCCCAATTGAATATCCTTCTCAAGGAACTGTTTTATATAGGGATGGAGAATTTTATTCTTCATCTTTTCCTACTCTTCCAGGGTAAGCCTTCATCTTGTAATTATAATTAGTACCTCTTTTAATTTTTATCAAACCGGTCTTAAACTATTTTTTGGTATTTGTTTTATAAAAGTATTATAAATTATTTGACAGAAAATAGATTTTGAGTTAATATAATAGAAAACGTTTTCTATTATAAAAGAAGTGATAAAATATGAACATAACTATAAAAGAAGTGGCAAAAAAGGCAAACGTTTCCATTACTACCGTTTCCCGTGTATTTAACGGAAATAACGGTGTTTCTCCCAAGACACGTAAGCGTGTATTAAAAGTAATCGAGGAATTGGGATACTCTCCTTCTGCTATGGCAAGCGGCCTAAAGACTAATCTTTCTAAATGTATTGGCATTGCTGTACCAGATGCACTTGGTGACTTTTATGGAGAAATAATAGATGGTATTGAATCAGTGACAGCAGAGAAAGGATATAACGTTATCATCTCATTAAACCACCGTATTATCAAAGAAGAACTGGTAGGAGTGAACTTTTTTCAGGCGAAAAAGGTCGATGGTGCCATATTGGTCACTACCTGTGGTGATGATGATTATATTCATTCTCTGATAGAAGGAGGTTATAATATCGTTTTATTGGACCGAGACCCTCACGGCTTACAAGTTGATACGGTAAAAATAGATAACTTTGGTGGTGGATATATGGCAACAGAGTATTTATTGAATCTTGGACATTCTTCTATTTTAATCATTCAAGGGATTCCTTTTATTGATTCTTCTAAAGAACGGTTTAATGGATATAAAAGAGCTTTGAAAAATAAAGGAATAAAAATTAAAAGTCAATTTATCCTGAATGGAAATTTTACCGTAGATAGTGGGCATTTAAGTGTAAAAGAATATCTGGATAACTATGGATTAGATTTTAGTGCCATATTTGCCACGAATGATCAAATGGCGATTGGAGCTATTAAAGCTTTGAATGATAAAGGAATATCGGTTCCTGAGGAAGTTTCTATCGTTGGATTTGATGATAGTTATATTTCACCTTATATTATCCCACCACTTACTACCATAAAACAAAGAAGAGTAGAAATGGGTAGAATAGCAGCCGAGTTGCTCTTGGATCGGATAATTTCCGACCATAAAAAAGGAAGAACTCCAAGGCAAGTTATCCTTCCAGTAGAGTTAATCAAGCGGGAATCTGCAATTTCTCTTTCTTCCAAGTGAAGGGGGTGATAGGTCAAGATTAAAAATGTTCTAGGTGATTAAATTTATTTTAAAGTATTAAAAAGTTCTGGTAAAGGGAGGAAATTAAAAAATGTTAAAGAAAATTATATTATTAGTATTAGTAGTGTTTTTTCTTTATGCAGGAATGGCCTGGGCACAAGAAACTATAGTCTTTTGGGCTATGCCTAATGCTCCTGATGAATCCCATCTTTCTTGGATAGAGAAAGCAGCGGCTGATTTTAAAGCGAAGACTGGTATTACCGTGAATTATGAGATAGTTGGTTGGGGTGATGCATGGTCAAAAATATCGATGTCACTCATCGAACCAATATGTGATGTATCTCAGGTAGGCACTACCTGGAATCCGCAATTTGCTGCTACTAGCGGATTAGAACAGATT
This window contains:
- a CDS encoding LacI family transcriptional regulator, with the protein product MNITIKEVAKKANVSITTVSRVFNGNNGVSPKTRKRVLKVIEELGYSPSAMASGLKTNLSKCIGIAVPDALGDFYGEIIDGIESVTAEKGYNVIISLNHRIIKEELVGVNFFQAKKVDGAILVTTCGDDDYIHSLIEGGYNIVLLDRDPHGLQVDTVKIDNFGGGYMATEYLLNLGHSSILIIQGIPFIDSSKERFNGYKRALKNKGIKIKSQFILNGNFTVDSGHLSVKEYLDNYGLDFSAIFATNDQMAIGAIKALNDKGISVPEEVSIVGFDDSYISPYIIPPLTTIKQRRVEMGRIAAELLLDRIISDHKKGRTPRQVILPVELIKRESAISLSSK